The Daucus carota subsp. sativus chromosome 2, DH1 v3.0, whole genome shotgun sequence genome includes a window with the following:
- the LOC108210081 gene encoding transcription factor MYB59, giving the protein MAQDEVRKGPWTEHEDVQLAFYVNLFGDRRWDFIAKVSGLKRTGKSCRLRWVNYLHPGLKRGKMTPQEERLVVELQSKWGNRWSRIARKLPGRTDNEIKNYWRTYMRKEAQEKKKSMPSSPSHSNCSSSISSSSLDPAADSKPIPNTMERNFFDTGGLDEGYSMDEIWNDIDLSPEENVKPVYGGFNDEILASPIWDYCPDSLWSTDQEDSKTILPTSEPYHSWFGQGSAFFTEHL; this is encoded by the exons ATGGCACAAGATGAAGTCAGAAAGGGTCCATGGACAGAGCATGAAGATGTTCAGCTGGCTTTCTATGTAAACTTGTTTGGTGATCGTCGTTGGGATTTCATAGCAAAAGTTTCAG GTTTGAAAAGAACAGGTAAAAGTTGCAGGTTGAGGTGGGTTAATTATCTCCATCCTGGCCTTAAGCGAGGAAAGATGACACCCCAAGAAGAACGTCTCGTGGTTGAACTTCAATCCAAATGGGGAAACAG ATGGTCAAGAATTGCTCGTAAATTACCTGGAAGAACTGACAATGAAATAAAGAATTACTGGAGAACTTACATGAGGAAAGAAGCTCAAGAGAAGAAAAAGTCCATGCCCTCATCTCCATCACACTCTAATTGCTCCTCATCAATATCCTCATCAAGTCTGGATCCAGCAGCGGATTCAAAGCCAATACCAAACACCATGGAGAGAAACTTCTTCGATACTGGAGGCCTTGATGAAGGGTATTCCATGGATGAAATATGGAATGACATTGATCTGTCTCCAGAAGAGAATGTAAAGCCAGTTTATGGGGGATTTAACGACGAAATCTTGGCTTCTCCAATATGGGATTACTGTCCAGACTCATTGTGGTCAACGGATCAAGAAGATAGCAAGACAATTCTTCCTACAAGTGAACCATATCATTCCTGGTTTGGACAAGGTAGCGCGTTTTTTACTGAGCATCTGTAA
- the LOC108208342 gene encoding uncharacterized protein LOC108208342, translating into MEEMASYWTYQECIDELKQKLIYTTFELEALKKKNEDYVKQLMQLLNMTLQERDEARDQLNKLLNKLMIPSAMPSTEILPAIPQIAGHNPRVKATRANSSLIESRNFSDQTCSYHSQNSSPAESFFDAATSPDLSKINSHYIGDLSSNMAFMNQHQFVQDYSVPTGVVKIDQASLVINNLVKDKALPHKGNLLQSVLKAGPLLQTLLVAGPLPKWQNPPPLQSVHIPPPPIKGFDPRNVGVEACESSGHDPLLMNLKSYSEISCGTSQMISTSVMSFRAGVPNACAGNGKFMTSAGKDEHFVAGKRQRFH; encoded by the exons ATGGAGGAAATGGCTTCTTACTGGACTTATCAAGAG TGTATTGATGAATTGAAGCAAAAGCTGATCTATACAACTTTTGAGCTTGAAGCACTAAAGAAAAAGAACGAGGACTATGTGAAGCAGTTGATGCAACTCCTGAACATGACCTTACAGGAAAGAGACGAAGCTAGGGATCAACTTAATAAGCTACTAAACAAGCTTATGATTCCTTCAGCAATGCCAAGTACTGAAATCTTGCCGGCCATACCTCAAATTGCAGGCCACAATCCCCGAGTGAAGGCCACAAGAGCTAACTCAAGCCTAATTGAATCGCGCAATTTCTCTGATCAAACATGCAGTTACCATTCACAGAATTCTTCTCCAGCTGAGTCGTTTTTTGATGCCGCGACTTCTCCTGATCTGTCGAAGATTAACAGCCACTACATTGGTGATTTGAGTAGTAACATGGCGTTCATGAATCAGCACCAGTTTGTTCAAGACTATAGTGTTCCTACTGGAGTTGTAAAAATTGATCAGGCTTCTTTGGTTATTAACAATCTTGTGAAAGACAAGGCATTGCCTCATAAGGGCAATCTGTTGCAGTCTGTACTAAAAGCAGGGCCGCTTCTTCAGACACTTCTTGTAGCTGGACCACTTCCTAAGTGGCAGAATCCGCCTCCTCTTCAGTCCGTTCATATTCCTCCGCCCCCCATTAAAGGTTTTGATCCTAGAAATGTTGGCGTGGAGGCATGTGAAAGCTCTGGTCATGACCCTCTACTAATGAACTTGAAGTCATATTCTGAGATATCTTGTGGCACTTCTCAGATGATTTCTACGTCTGTGATGAGCTTTCGCGCTGGGGTTCCAAACGCGTGTGCTGGAAATGGAAAGTTTATGACATCTGCAGGAAAAGATGAACATTTCGTAGCTGGCAAGAGACAGAGGTTTCACTAA